Proteins co-encoded in one Streptococcus parauberis NCFD 2020 genomic window:
- a CDS encoding GNAT family N-acetyltransferase translates to MNTLKVGSQPYQRAASLFIRYSVFVLEKDIKMEDEFDNNDENGTIYSVLYEDDLPVSTGRFLAETDSEARLTRIATLPNYRGKGYGAQVIHSLEKYAVEKGFERLVIHSELTAKSFYESIGYQAFGDIYIEDGEKCQSLQKQIR, encoded by the coding sequence ATGAATACATTAAAAGTAGGTAGCCAACCTTATCAAAGAGCAGCAAGTTTATTTATCCGCTATTCCGTCTTTGTATTAGAAAAAGATATTAAGATGGAAGACGAATTTGACAACAATGACGAAAATGGGACCATATACTCAGTTCTATATGAAGATGATCTACCAGTTTCTACGGGGCGCTTCCTAGCCGAAACAGATTCTGAGGCTCGTTTAACTAGAATTGCTACACTTCCTAACTACCGAGGAAAAGGATATGGTGCCCAAGTGATTCACTCCTTAGAAAAATATGCAGTAGAGAAGGGCTTTGAAAGATTGGTTATTCATAGCGAATTAACTGCTAAATCATTCTATGAAAGCATCGGCTACCAAGCTTTTGGTGATATTTATATCGAAGATGGTGAAAAGTGTCAATCACTTCAAAAACAAATAAGATAA
- the arcA gene encoding arginine deiminase — MTAKSPIHVYSEIGKLKKVLLHRPGKEIENLMPDYLERLLFDDIPYLEDAQKEHDAFAEALRNEGVEVLYLEKLAAESLINDEVREQFIDEYISEANIRGRATKIAIREFLMAIKDNQELIDKTMAGVQKSELPEIAAEEKGLTDLVESNYPFAIDPMPNLYFTRDPFATIGEGVSLNHMFSETRNRETLYGKYIFTYHPVYGGEKVPMVYDRSENTRIEGGDELVLSKDVLAVGISQRTDAASIEKLLVNIFKQNIGFKKVLAFEFANNRKFMHLDTVFTMVDYDKFTIHPEIEGDLRVYSVTYENDDLKIHEEKGDLAELLAANLGVEKVELIRCGGDNLVAAGREQWNDGSNTLTIAPGVVVVYNRNTITNAILESKGLRLIKINGSELVRGRGGPRCMSMPFEREDL, encoded by the coding sequence ATGACTGCTAAATCACCGATTCATGTTTATTCTGAAATTGGGAAACTTAAAAAAGTTTTACTACACAGACCTGGTAAAGAAATCGAAAACTTGATGCCAGACTATTTAGAAAGACTTTTGTTTGATGATATTCCTTATTTGGAGGATGCTCAGAAAGAACATGATGCGTTTGCAGAAGCGTTAAGAAATGAAGGCGTAGAAGTACTTTACTTAGAAAAATTGGCTGCTGAATCTTTAATTAATGATGAAGTTCGTGAACAATTCATTGACGAATACATTTCAGAAGCTAATATCAGAGGTCGTGCTACTAAAATTGCGATTCGTGAATTCTTGATGGCTATCAAAGATAACCAAGAATTGATTGACAAAACAATGGCAGGAGTTCAAAAATCTGAACTTCCAGAAATTGCTGCTGAAGAAAAAGGATTGACTGACCTTGTTGAATCTAACTACCCATTCGCAATTGATCCAATGCCTAACCTTTATTTCACTCGCGATCCATTTGCAACAATTGGTGAAGGTGTATCACTTAACCACATGTTCTCTGAAACACGTAACCGCGAAACATTATACGGAAAATATATTTTCACATATCACCCAGTTTACGGTGGTGAAAAAGTTCCTATGGTTTATGACCGTAGCGAAAACACTCGTATAGAAGGTGGAGATGAACTTGTTCTATCAAAAGATGTTCTTGCTGTAGGTATTTCACAACGTACAGATGCTGCATCAATTGAAAAATTATTGGTAAACATCTTCAAACAAAACATTGGCTTCAAGAAAGTATTGGCATTTGAATTTGCTAACAACCGTAAATTCATGCACTTAGATACAGTGTTCACAATGGTTGACTATGATAAATTCACTATTCACCCAGAAATTGAAGGCGACCTACGTGTTTACTCTGTAACATATGAAAACGATGACCTTAAGATTCACGAAGAAAAAGGTGATCTAGCAGAATTACTTGCAGCTAACCTAGGTGTTGAAAAAGTTGAATTGATTCGTTGTGGTGGTGATAACTTAGTTGCTGCTGGACGTGAACAATGGAACGATGGTTCAAACACATTGACTATCGCACCAGGTGTTGTAGTAGTATATAACCGTAACACAATCACAAACGCCATCTTAGAATCTAAAGGTTTACGTTTGATTAAAATCAACGGAAGTGAATTAGTTCGCGGTCGTGGTGGACCTCGTTGTATGTCAATGCCATTTGAACGTGAAGATCTCTAA
- a CDS encoding Crp/Fnr family transcriptional regulator, which yields MIKREDYQYLRKLDDFKFFSIEEFDKIVGQMEHRKAPKGHILFFEGDRRDKLFLVTDGYFKIEQTDSSGEFVYTDFIRHGTVFPYGGLFNDSNYHFSVVAMTEVSYYYIPTDLYEKFSLTNQTQMIHLYSKISRLLELHELRVRNLITSSATSRVVQSLGILLIEMAKDDGSIPFQLTSSDIASMSGTTRETVSHVLRQLKKDQLIESKGKYLTFLDKDYFMNYTS from the coding sequence TTGATTAAAAGAGAAGATTATCAATACCTTAGAAAATTAGATGATTTTAAGTTTTTTTCAATTGAAGAATTTGATAAGATTGTCGGACAAATGGAACATCGTAAAGCTCCTAAAGGACATATTTTATTTTTTGAAGGCGATCGACGGGACAAACTTTTTCTAGTAACAGATGGTTACTTTAAAATTGAACAAACAGACTCATCTGGTGAATTTGTATATACGGATTTTATTAGACATGGTACTGTATTTCCATATGGTGGCTTATTTAATGATTCCAATTATCATTTTTCTGTCGTAGCGATGACCGAAGTTTCTTACTATTATATTCCTACAGACCTATATGAAAAATTCTCATTAACCAATCAAACACAAATGATACATCTTTATAGTAAAATATCTCGTTTACTAGAATTACATGAGTTAAGAGTAAGAAATTTAATTACATCAAGTGCCACTTCACGAGTTGTGCAATCACTAGGTATTTTACTAATTGAAATGGCTAAAGATGATGGTAGTATCCCCTTCCAATTAACAAGTAGTGATATTGCTAGTATGAGTGGGACCACTAGAGAAACTGTAAGTCACGTACTTAGGCAACTGAAGAAAGATCAGCTAATTGAGTCAAAAGGGAAGTACTTAACTTTCCTTGATAAAGACTATTTTATGAATTATACAAGTTAA
- the argR gene encoding arginine repressor, with amino-acid sequence MNKKETRHQLIRSLISETTIHTQQELQDRLKKNGIHITQATLSRDMKELNLVKVSNGTETHYEALSISQSRWEHRLRFYMEDALVMLRVVQNQIVLKTLPGLAQSFGSILDAMQIPEIVATVCGDDTCLIVCEDHEAAQSCYETLSHYTPPFFFSNK; translated from the coding sequence ATGAATAAAAAAGAGACTAGGCACCAACTGATTCGTTCTTTAATCTCAGAAACAACTATTCATACCCAACAAGAACTACAAGATCGCCTTAAAAAAAATGGAATCCATATCACACAAGCAACCCTATCTCGTGATATGAAAGAACTTAACTTGGTAAAAGTATCTAACGGAACAGAAACCCATTATGAAGCTTTATCTATTTCTCAAAGCCGTTGGGAACATCGCTTGCGCTTTTACATGGAGGATGCCCTTGTGATGCTTCGCGTGGTTCAAAATCAAATTGTCCTAAAAACCTTACCAGGACTTGCCCAATCATTTGGGTCTATCCTAGATGCCATGCAAATTCCAGAAATCGTAGCCACCGTCTGCGGAGACGATACCTGCCTAATTGTCTGCGAAGACCACGAAGCAGCCCAAAGTTGTTATGAAACATTAAGTCATTACACCCCACCATTCTTTTTTAGTAATAAGTAA
- a CDS encoding B3/B4 domain-containing protein, whose translation MSQFIADQSFWEIFPDAKLGVLLLKNYDGLGESNSEIKALLEESHKLAKVYIDEENFSDSEVVQTYRKAYQKFKTKKGVRSSIEALLKRVSNGQMIPSIDPLVDIYNAASLRFGLPVGAEDIDRFVGDLRLTITDGGDEFYLIGDEKNNPTLPNELCYKDEAGAVCRCLNWRDGERTMIQPHTTNAFVVIEAINPADADRMQEALSFIEGQAKLNLGAETEMYILDKSLSSIQL comes from the coding sequence ATGTCACAATTTATTGCAGATCAAAGCTTCTGGGAAATTTTTCCTGATGCCAAATTAGGTGTCTTGCTTTTGAAAAATTATGATGGTTTAGGCGAATCAAATTCTGAAATTAAAGCACTTTTGGAAGAAAGTCACAAATTAGCGAAAGTCTATATTGATGAAGAGAATTTCAGTGACAGTGAAGTCGTTCAAACTTATCGTAAGGCTTATCAAAAATTTAAAACGAAAAAAGGTGTCCGTTCAAGCATTGAAGCCCTTTTGAAGCGTGTTTCTAATGGGCAAATGATTCCTTCAATTGATCCATTAGTAGACATCTATAATGCTGCAAGCTTGCGTTTTGGTTTACCGGTTGGAGCAGAAGATATTGATCGTTTTGTTGGTGATTTGCGTTTGACAATCACTGATGGTGGTGATGAATTCTATCTGATTGGTGATGAGAAGAACAATCCAACGCTTCCTAATGAGCTTTGCTACAAGGATGAAGCGGGCGCGGTTTGTCGTTGTCTTAATTGGCGTGATGGCGAGCGGACGATGATTCAACCACACACAACCAATGCTTTTGTGGTTATTGAAGCCATTAACCCAGCTGATGCAGACCGCATGCAAGAAGCTCTGTCATTCATCGAAGGCCAAGCCAAACTTAATTTAGGTGCCGAGACAGAAATGTATATTTTAGACAAGTCACTCTCAAGTATTCAATTATAA
- a CDS encoding MmcQ/YjbR family DNA-binding protein, which translates to MFNPALLFSKQVVDYNLLADFGFIKQPDQSYTYQTTIMDGAFQVNITVFSNKQIETNIIDLDMNEPYHAIYANNRSGYVAEVRQAYTEVLEDFTGRCCQEMPFLSTQMNRMATKIADSFGDSWDKPFEKANEYTSYRVAGKWYALVYPAKGEKLEGIADDKKDKDFEVVNLKVKPSDMAELLALEGVYPAYHMSKKSWVSVLLDDQISDQVLWRLLSESRRLVAPSALANPEGGPDYWVIPANLKYYDIDREFAANPVILWTQKASIKAGDYLFIYITAPTKAIRYACQVLEANIPNNGYRKKTGINQLMRLRMLEYYPDNQITFDVMKAHGVTAVRGPRRVHPDLLTYLKSHQLLKEKY; encoded by the coding sequence ATGTTTAATCCCGCTTTACTATTTTCCAAACAAGTAGTTGATTATAATTTACTTGCCGATTTTGGTTTTATAAAGCAACCAGATCAATCCTATACTTACCAAACGACCATTATGGATGGAGCTTTTCAGGTTAACATTACAGTCTTTTCTAATAAGCAGATTGAAACAAATATCATAGACCTGGATATGAATGAACCCTACCACGCCATCTATGCTAATAACCGTTCTGGCTATGTGGCAGAAGTCCGACAGGCCTATACAGAAGTGCTTGAGGATTTTACTGGGCGCTGCTGTCAGGAGATGCCATTCTTATCTACTCAAATGAACAGAATGGCTACAAAAATCGCTGACAGCTTCGGCGATTCTTGGGACAAACCCTTCGAAAAAGCCAATGAGTACACTTCTTACCGGGTGGCTGGCAAGTGGTACGCCTTGGTTTATCCGGCTAAGGGAGAAAAGTTAGAGGGGATTGCCGACGACAAGAAGGACAAGGATTTTGAGGTGGTCAATCTCAAGGTCAAGCCTTCGGATATGGCGGAATTGCTGGCGCTTGAAGGCGTCTACCCCGCCTACCACATGTCCAAAAAATCCTGGGTTTCGGTCCTTTTAGATGACCAGATCTCAGACCAAGTCTTATGGAGATTGCTGAGTGAGAGTCGACGTTTGGTTGCTCCCTCAGCATTAGCGAATCCTGAAGGTGGCCCAGATTACTGGGTGATTCCAGCAAATCTCAAGTACTATGATATAGATCGCGAATTTGCAGCCAATCCAGTGATTCTCTGGACGCAAAAAGCCAGCATCAAAGCTGGTGATTACCTCTTTATCTATATTACGGCGCCGACCAAAGCCATTCGTTATGCCTGTCAGGTTTTGGAAGCCAATATCCCTAATAATGGCTACCGCAAGAAAACGGGGATCAATCAGTTGATGCGGCTACGGATGCTTGAATATTATCCAGACAATCAGATTACTTTTGATGTGATGAAAGCTCATGGGGTGACTGCCGTTCGTGGTCCGCGGAGGGTTCACCCTGATTTGCTTACTTACTTAAAATCACACCAGTTATTAAAAGAAAAATATTAA
- a CDS encoding magnesium transporter CorA family protein, with translation MTENQNHNKQSIVEINLDEVSDTELQQYFDTGLLDDEIMAYAKDKNETSFIEQNKDHLTAVFLMLDGDYNHYKVGDMPRTLPILMTMNQDQLLVLTNTKTSKLYAKFKDNIDDSKTPLYHLFYILTLISQQYFQLLEKVANKRDKLIKDLQKRANKKNIADLAKLQTGSAYLLISAQQNADMLLEFKNFSMYDSASDQEKEVYSDAYIESRQLKNMTSLHSKMLNDLSSSYNNVLSNRLNDNMTNLTILSLGLAIMTSVTSFYGMNVKLPFAKVDIVWVIITILSAIVAIASMIWMRRYVRKDHDDD, from the coding sequence ATGACGGAAAATCAGAATCACAACAAACAGTCAATTGTTGAAATAAATTTAGATGAAGTTTCAGATACTGAGTTACAGCAGTATTTTGATACTGGCTTGCTTGATGATGAAATCATGGCCTATGCTAAAGATAAAAATGAGACTTCATTTATTGAACAAAATAAAGATCACCTGACAGCCGTCTTTCTGATGCTGGATGGCGATTATAATCATTACAAAGTTGGTGATATGCCTAGGACATTGCCTATTCTTATGACAATGAATCAGGACCAACTTTTAGTCTTGACCAATACTAAAACTAGTAAATTATATGCTAAGTTTAAAGACAATATTGATGACAGTAAAACACCACTATATCATTTGTTCTATATTCTTACGCTAATCAGTCAACAATATTTCCAATTATTGGAAAAAGTTGCCAACAAACGGGACAAACTGATTAAGGATTTACAAAAACGAGCCAATAAGAAGAATATTGCTGATTTAGCAAAATTGCAAACAGGATCAGCTTATCTTTTAATCTCAGCCCAACAAAATGCAGATATGTTGCTTGAGTTTAAAAACTTTAGTATGTATGACTCAGCTAGTGATCAAGAAAAGGAAGTATATTCAGACGCCTACATTGAAAGTCGACAACTGAAAAACATGACATCTTTGCATTCGAAAATGTTGAATGATTTATCCTCTTCATATAATAATGTACTTAGTAATCGATTAAATGATAATATGACCAATTTAACTATTCTTTCACTTGGTCTGGCTATCATGACTTCAGTAACTAGTTTCTATGGAATGAACGTCAAGTTACCATTTGCTAAAGTGGATATTGTTTGGGTAATTATAACCATTTTATCAGCTATAGTTGCCATTGCATCCATGATTTGGATGCGCCGTTATGTTAGAAAAGATCATGATGATGATTAA
- a CDS encoding Gfo/Idh/MocA family protein → MAKIRYGIVSTAQVAPRFIEGVRLAGNGEVVAVSSRSFESAQEFAEQHDIPNAYGSLTGLLADKDVDVVYVPTINKDHFNVAKKALKANKHVLVEKPFTLKFDEARELFDMAYRRDLFLMEAQKSVFIPLTDVIKETLESGEIGDIVSVSSVTSYPNIDHISWFRDLSAGGGATHFMAPYALAYLQYIFDSSIEKAGGIATFPKNQSDSQSKLILQLKNGVIADIYLTTDIKRKHKMTIYGTKGSLEIPSFWKSTAATIIHEDGSRKLIEAPMVSDFASEAFHVSQMIQEGEITSPIMRPEMTLMGIKIIEDLYKTWGKY, encoded by the coding sequence ATGGCGAAGATTAGGTATGGGATTGTGTCAACTGCTCAGGTCGCTCCACGTTTTATTGAGGGTGTCCGTTTGGCTGGTAATGGAGAAGTGGTGGCAGTGTCCAGCAGGTCTTTTGAGTCGGCTCAAGAGTTTGCAGAGCAACATGATATTCCTAATGCTTATGGCTCTTTGACTGGTCTTCTGGCCGATAAGGATGTTGACGTCGTCTATGTGCCTACTATCAACAAGGACCACTTTAATGTGGCTAAAAAAGCTCTTAAGGCTAACAAACATGTCTTGGTTGAAAAACCTTTCACTTTGAAATTTGATGAGGCGCGTGAGCTATTTGATATGGCTTACCGTAGGGACCTCTTCTTAATGGAGGCGCAGAAGTCGGTTTTCATTCCTTTAACTGATGTAATCAAAGAAACCCTTGAATCTGGTGAGATTGGAGATATCGTTTCGGTGTCATCCGTAACCTCTTATCCAAACATCGATCATATTTCTTGGTTCCGTGACCTGTCCGCCGGCGGTGGTGCTACTCACTTTATGGCCCCTTACGCGCTAGCTTACTTGCAGTACATCTTTGATTCATCCATTGAAAAAGCTGGTGGCATTGCGACCTTTCCTAAGAACCAAAGCGACAGCCAATCTAAGCTTATCTTACAGTTGAAGAATGGTGTCATTGCAGACATTTATCTCACGACAGACATTAAACGAAAACATAAAATGACCATCTATGGGACCAAAGGTTCGCTAGAGATTCCCAGCTTTTGGAAGTCGACGGCCGCTACGATCATTCATGAGGATGGCAGCCGCAAGCTGATTGAGGCGCCTATGGTCAGTGATTTTGCCTCTGAAGCCTTTCACGTCAGTCAGATGATCCAAGAAGGCGAGATCACAAGCCCAATCATGCGACCAGAAATGACTCTGATGGGCATCAAAATTATCGAAGACCTTTACAAAACATGGGGGAAATACTAA
- the hupY gene encoding leucine-rich repeat adhesin HupY/LrrG, producing the protein MKTKPILITLSLLTATSLLCSQEVYANELESKPVVHNNLSSDNNDWFEDEGDVVDKPSIADDKPINEEVSDLFAEEPAPASEEGAKPEKVVSSNQENPEALEDEISDQNQSSPTDDKPSKASQEGPKVEKELVREEKQPTSESPALDSQKESLSPKAPKKAPIVNVEEKDIPSSQPISGLEMKLLEDKPQVEHNLAPEVEAVESIWKLSDFIIKEQQIIGFTKEGIKKLGQTGHLVLPDKDETGKPIFRVASFAFIPNKKTAIPDYISRPGENGKVDNLDVDKKPIINEGEEFSFYALKSLTIPEGYLSIGSDAFTENKNLTSINLPQSLKTISDYAFAHNNLSQIVLPSSLEKIGDNAFFDNRLSKEIVLPESLKDLGERAFKSNRITKLVSKSPYLKVLKEAVFEDNSISNIAIESPIEKIEENAFAANPGDAHYGNFVVINSSKPAKEIKVIDKHVYVNPGKDKETALPDLDVSKWLVADFTYDGTSLTGFSDRGLLKIRQNKRLEIPKFNANGESVTSIAPNAFRNVDFQNKTLRKYDIEELIIPSTIKTIGDFAFQSNNLISFEASEDLEVIGQGAFMNNQIVDLELKDSLKIIGDAAFHINRIHAIVIPENVEKIGISAFRQNGAQHLLFLGNELRDLGEMAFLSNAFSDIDLSDLDNLKVIPVQAFADNLLKTVALPPHLEAISAQAFKTNHLNDLVVPNSLQNIVFNAFDQNTGHHKYKKVLIETKDKLVSPLADGDFFVVNPDLLSVDKTPIADLLKMIKELDLDQLQETTKTYYVDLAKRAEKLLNNSDLSQGAQNQFVNEATFFMSRIDLDKSLKEAISVHNSYPHYKDPGLLEGKIGEAKVAYTNSALSDQRIIRLIRELDFLSHLVKNDGKLDSFNMVEGIYHLESPLPIPDYFIAINLYFDKNGKIVFVLDRSEQVGQNQFDDYGNPIMNIDEDNEGYHSLAIATLADYEGLSIQDILHKELSQLPQIRLVDKAAFHREGIFLAIKDACQDAIKVLDDNADEQSQKKQALSENIEPSAKQKNQDVLASGYVHSTRIAQSDLADHNSQENQASQEMSKQSSVSLPQTADQVRNPFMALGLLFLSLVLLPLKMIKVGIFGSK; encoded by the coding sequence ATGAAAACTAAACCCATACTAATTACTTTGTCGCTCTTAACGGCGACAAGTCTTCTTTGTAGTCAGGAGGTCTATGCCAATGAGCTAGAATCCAAACCTGTCGTCCATAATAATCTGTCTTCAGACAATAACGATTGGTTTGAAGATGAAGGTGATGTTGTCGACAAACCAAGCATTGCGGATGATAAACCAATCAATGAAGAGGTTTCAGACTTGTTTGCCGAAGAACCAGCTCCGGCAAGTGAAGAAGGGGCAAAACCTGAAAAAGTCGTTTCTAGTAATCAGGAAAATCCTGAAGCATTAGAGGATGAGATAAGTGATCAAAATCAATCTAGTCCTACAGACGACAAGCCTTCAAAAGCTAGTCAGGAAGGACCGAAGGTGGAAAAAGAACTAGTTCGGGAGGAAAAACAGCCAACTTCAGAAAGTCCAGCCTTAGATTCTCAAAAAGAAAGTCTTTCCCCAAAAGCCCCTAAAAAGGCCCCGATAGTAAATGTGGAAGAAAAAGATATTCCATCTAGTCAGCCAATTAGTGGTTTAGAAATGAAACTTTTAGAAGATAAGCCGCAGGTCGAGCATAACTTAGCCCCAGAAGTTGAAGCAGTTGAGTCAATTTGGAAGCTCTCTGATTTTATCATTAAAGAACAGCAAATCATTGGTTTCACCAAGGAAGGTATCAAGAAGTTAGGGCAAACTGGTCATCTTGTCTTGCCTGATAAAGATGAAACTGGGAAACCAATTTTCAGAGTTGCCAGCTTTGCCTTTATCCCAAATAAAAAGACAGCTATTCCAGATTATATTAGTCGACCAGGAGAAAATGGCAAGGTTGATAATCTTGATGTTGACAAAAAACCAATTATCAATGAGGGAGAAGAATTTAGTTTCTATGCCCTAAAATCACTTACTATACCAGAAGGCTACCTCTCTATTGGTTCGGATGCTTTTACCGAGAATAAGAATTTAACAAGCATCAATTTGCCACAATCTTTAAAAACTATCTCAGACTATGCCTTTGCGCATAATAATTTGAGTCAGATTGTATTGCCTTCATCTCTTGAAAAGATTGGCGATAATGCTTTTTTTGATAACCGTCTCAGTAAGGAAATTGTTCTACCGGAAAGCTTAAAAGACTTAGGAGAACGCGCCTTTAAGTCAAATAGAATCACTAAACTTGTCTCAAAGAGTCCTTATCTCAAAGTGCTTAAGGAAGCTGTCTTTGAAGATAATTCAATATCCAATATCGCTATTGAGAGCCCGATAGAGAAGATAGAAGAAAATGCCTTTGCTGCAAATCCGGGTGATGCTCACTATGGAAACTTTGTGGTTATTAATTCATCAAAACCAGCAAAAGAGATTAAGGTCATTGATAAGCATGTGTATGTTAATCCTGGTAAGGACAAAGAAACAGCTTTGCCTGACCTTGATGTGTCGAAATGGTTGGTTGCTGATTTCACTTATGATGGAACCAGCCTTACAGGATTTTCAGATAGAGGGCTATTAAAAATTCGTCAAAATAAACGTTTAGAAATTCCTAAGTTCAACGCCAATGGAGAATCTGTCACATCCATTGCACCAAATGCTTTTAGAAATGTTGATTTTCAAAATAAGACATTAAGAAAATATGATATTGAAGAGCTCATCATCCCATCAACTATCAAAACTATTGGTGACTTTGCCTTCCAATCTAATAATCTGATTAGCTTTGAAGCTAGTGAAGATCTAGAAGTTATTGGGCAAGGTGCCTTTATGAATAATCAAATTGTTGATCTGGAGTTAAAGGATAGTCTAAAAATAATTGGAGACGCTGCTTTCCATATCAATCGAATCCATGCTATCGTCATTCCTGAAAATGTAGAAAAGATAGGTATTTCAGCCTTTCGTCAAAATGGAGCCCAACACCTACTCTTTTTAGGAAATGAACTAAGAGACTTAGGAGAAATGGCCTTTTTATCAAATGCCTTTTCAGACATTGACCTCAGTGATTTAGATAATCTGAAGGTGATACCTGTACAAGCATTTGCAGACAACCTTTTGAAAACAGTAGCTTTGCCACCACACTTGGAAGCTATCTCAGCTCAAGCTTTCAAGACTAATCACCTAAATGACTTGGTGGTTCCAAATAGCTTACAAAATATAGTCTTTAATGCTTTTGACCAAAATACTGGTCATCATAAATACAAAAAGGTTCTTATAGAGACAAAAGATAAGCTAGTTTCACCACTAGCAGATGGAGACTTTTTCGTCGTTAATCCAGATCTCCTTAGTGTGGATAAGACTCCAATAGCAGATCTGCTCAAAATGATTAAAGAACTTGACTTAGATCAGCTTCAAGAGACGACAAAGACCTACTATGTCGACTTAGCAAAAAGAGCTGAAAAGCTCTTAAATAATAGTGACTTGTCCCAAGGAGCACAGAACCAATTTGTCAACGAAGCAACCTTTTTTATGTCTCGAATTGATTTGGATAAGAGCTTAAAAGAAGCTATTTCAGTCCATAACAGTTATCCCCATTATAAAGATCCAGGTCTTTTGGAAGGCAAAATAGGAGAAGCTAAAGTAGCCTACACGAATAGTGCACTATCAGATCAAAGAATTATCCGTTTGATCAGAGAACTAGATTTTTTAAGTCATCTGGTTAAAAATGATGGTAAGTTAGATTCATTCAACATGGTAGAAGGCATTTATCATTTGGAATCTCCACTACCCATCCCAGATTATTTTATTGCAATTAATCTCTATTTCGACAAAAATGGTAAAATTGTCTTTGTCTTAGATAGAAGTGAGCAGGTGGGACAAAACCAATTTGATGACTATGGTAATCCAATTATGAATATCGATGAGGACAATGAAGGTTATCACAGCTTAGCTATTGCTACTTTGGCAGATTATGAAGGTCTAAGTATTCAAGATATTCTCCATAAAGAACTTTCACAATTACCACAAATCAGGCTGGTTGATAAGGCAGCCTTCCATAGGGAAGGGATATTCCTCGCCATCAAAGATGCTTGTCAAGATGCAATTAAAGTTCTAGATGATAATGCTGATGAACAGTCTCAAAAAAAGCAAGCATTGTCAGAGAATATAGAACCAAGTGCTAAACAGAAAAATCAAGACGTATTAGCTAGCGGCTATGTTCATAGTACAAGAATTGCTCAAAGTGATTTAGCTGACCATAATAGCCAAGAAAATCAAGCAAGTCAGGAAATGTCAAAACAGAGTTCGGTAAGCCTTCCGCAGACTGCCGATCAAGTGAGAAATCCATTTATGGCTTTAGGGCTCCTCTTCTTGAGTCTAGTCTTACTACCTTTGAAAATGATTAAAGTAGGTATTTTTGGTAGTAAGTAA
- a CDS encoding HNH endonuclease, giving the protein MEINDFVVNHVYSNEDLEQAFKHSRMSGMRYSSKTHTLVLISKNLKSNLYKDKWINNVLHYTGMGQTGDQKFKNQNKRLAESNNDPKLKIFLFEVFKEKEMTFAGQVKYVEPAYIDEEFDSENYLRKVIKFPIQLLDPTYAPPIENIIEQEFKIDKQIKKRSKTVKNFSQSELLTKALSYSKENAQNTIFRKVSTQVYDRNPYIREYVKSLAHGICQLCQQPAPFEVDGEPFLHVHHIEYLANGGHDTIENSIAICPNCHYRIHKLELNEDKEKLTKIVENRLG; this is encoded by the coding sequence ATGGAAATAAATGATTTTGTTGTTAATCATGTGTACAGTAATGAAGATCTAGAACAAGCTTTTAAGCATTCTAGAATGTCAGGAATGAGGTATTCTAGCAAAACTCATACTTTAGTATTAATTTCAAAAAATCTAAAAAGTAATCTATATAAAGACAAATGGATTAATAACGTTTTACACTACACCGGTATGGGTCAAACGGGAGATCAAAAATTTAAGAATCAAAATAAAAGATTAGCTGAATCGAATAATGACCCTAAACTTAAAATATTCTTATTTGAAGTCTTTAAAGAAAAAGAAATGACTTTTGCTGGACAAGTTAAATATGTAGAACCGGCTTATATCGATGAAGAATTTGATAGTGAAAATTATTTAAGAAAAGTAATTAAATTTCCAATACAATTACTTGATCCCACTTATGCTCCACCCATTGAAAACATTATTGAACAAGAATTTAAAATTGATAAACAAATAAAAAAAAGAAGTAAAACTGTCAAAAATTTCAGTCAATCTGAATTACTAACAAAAGCACTCTCTTATAGTAAGGAGAATGCTCAAAATACAATTTTTAGAAAAGTAAGTACACAAGTTTATGATAGAAACCCTTATATTAGGGAATACGTGAAGTCTTTGGCGCACGGTATCTGCCAATTATGTCAGCAACCCGCACCATTTGAAGTTGATGGAGAGCCTTTTTTACATGTTCACCATATTGAATACCTAGCTAATGGCGGCCATGATACAATTGAAAATAGTATTGCAATATGTCCAAATTGTCACTATAGAATTCATAAACTAGAATTAAATGAAGATAAGGAAAAATTGACAAAAATAGTTGAAAATAGACTAGGATAA